The following coding sequences are from one Corticium candelabrum chromosome 20, ooCorCand1.1, whole genome shotgun sequence window:
- the LOC134196059 gene encoding uncharacterized protein LOC134196059 — translation MALFRTWTTQKYEHKKVTVLSKYEDDSFNAFCCANAACYGTANQESQSQSDYYPLGQLVYYQGDRILLREHSVRVSEDHCLHCSVCFVTLLVMKPTIIVSACVVVVALIVAAETLDVERSVDILGLDDSANVVKLETGDSQQTVIDGTLNQTPSQTWKVLSSDAYTHNGDRQQRSTLENYIPEDVTVTQEKNYRVVRWRVADKQANVALYKIYRSFSIFKILDISSMELVATVNGSVTEWQDNCTTHHSIIRYAVTAVDGNGREQKLGVNPTDPVNLFGSYEPLALLQHIVSPLVQCCILCSDVVFNPDLEQYLYVYDCDGDNDGLADGVYAILLDRMGKAVTRTKEFTLKINSPSTQGCPCATYNPNTQEYFLAFEIKSPQFLGNEYFIVSQRVNSRTIAILSRLTATLKRSDGGGVYHCDVIYNQKTNGYAIAAQLYLPAKTVLGYVHANGTAVSTMLVFGSTESKLYHVVYDSNSDSLVVIAQLDASVCASNPRCTNVQSGKHMIAYTRQSPVSSLPFPPNIRDHVFVIGYTELEKADVTTYFLSKNNEKCLGVCYTVEQGSGHSTAVNCQTACSQVGEQNWTSTNAPRFCTCDVHATAAGAVAYRTDNITFLAVWEEKSASGRRLNGHFLNSDHFAQESQWTDQRSPKVVYNLISDTMCVFWKYTSGCDSCHKSAVRCFTPTTKCTDNCCCADLPPCEFPCSSCNANSDCRPEMHSCVCHRGYVGDGRFCCSKGIGTKTAVLGSSTVFKCDDSCSIPQGSTISWYHNGHSLTAFTSGISVSADGRWLSVEPVGHRNEGNYTCRIQIKRGQYERSGTLRVLRRQDVSCQCGYDCGFSCASLQRVFDGTTVPLGKYPWMGMICDQHSQVFCGAVLVSCHCVVTAAHCLWSSKGIKPPSTFSICFNKRCRRECEAPNNDNQNNCYRAKEIILHPQFDNETLENDIAVIKLENGVESNCSTVSPVCLPYGTEDDKDLVSPGLDATVMGWGVKRPDGTVAQCLKEGNVRIVSKKTCKRFHEGSEYSVSKSTLCATDRNGACQGDSGGPLIVQDANNENRWTLAGIVSWGIGCGQRDSYGAYADVTHQAGFLRGACGTI, via the exons ATGGCTTTGTTTCGAACTTGGACAACACAGAAATATGAGCATAAGAAGGTAACCGTTCTTAGCAAATATGAAGATGATTCTTTTAACGCGTTTTGTTGTGCTAACGCGG CTTGTTACGGCACTGCTAACCAGGAGAGCCAATCACAATCTGACTATTACCCATTGGGCCAACTAGTGTACTACCAAGGAGATCGGATCTTGCTGCGTGAACACAGTGTTCGAGTATCGGAGGATCATTGCCTGCATTGTTCAGTCTGCTTTGTCACACTGCTGGTTATGAAGCCCACAATAATTGTCTCGGCCTGCGTTGTTGTAGTAGCACTAATAG TTGCTGCAGAGACTCTTGACGTCGAACGGTCCGTCGATATTCTGGGACTCGACGACAGCGCAAATGTTGTGAAGCTAGAAACCGGTGATTCACAGCAAACAG TGATTGATGGCACTTTGAACCAGACACCTTCACAAACTTGGAAGGTTCTTTCATCAGACgcctacacacacaatggaGATCGACAACAAAGATCAACACTTGAAAACTACATTCCGGAGGACGTAACGGTCACACAAGAGAAGAATTATCGAGTCGTCCGCTGGCGAgttgcagacaaacaagcgaACGTCGCTCTTTACAAAATCTACCGAAGTTTTTCCATATTCAAAATACTGGATATTAGTAGCATGGAGCTGGTGGCGACAGTTAATGGTTCGGTCACTGAATGGCAAGACAATTGCACTACACATCATTCTATTATTCGTTATGCCGTCACGGCTGTGGACGGAAACGGGCGTGAGCAAAAGCTTGGCGTGAATCCAACGGATCCTGTTAATCTGTTTGGATCATACGAGCCACTTGCACTTCTGCAACATATTGTGTCTCCACTAGTTCAATGTTGTATTTTGTGCAGTGATGTTGTGTTCAACCCTGACTTGGAGCAGTATCTCTACGTGTATGATTGTGATGGCGACAACGACGGACTTGCTGACGGTGTGTACGCTATTCTACTCGACAGAATGGGGAAAGCAGTGACAAGGACCAAAGAATTTACTTTGAAAATAAACT CTCCATCTACACAAGGATGTCCTTGCGCTACGTACAACCCAAACACCCAAGAATACTTTCTCGCTTTTGAGATAAAATCACCGCAATTCTTGGGAAACGAATATTTCATAGTTTCTCAAAGAGTGAATAGTCGTACCATTGCCATACTCTCGAGACTAACCGCAACCTTGAAGAGGAGCGACGGTGGAGGGGTGTATcattgtgacgtcatataCAATCAAAaaacaaatggatatgccatTGCGGCTCAACTTTATTTACCCGCGAAAACTGTGCTTGGGTATGTGCATGCAAACGGAACGGCAGTGTCAACCATGTTAGTGTTTGGGTCGACGGAAAGCAAACTCTATCATGTCGTCTACGATTCAAACTCGGACTCTCTCGTCGTAATTGCTCAACTCGATGCGTCCGTGTGCGCCAGTAACCCTAGATGTACAAACGTCCAATCTGGAAAACATATGATTGCGTACACGAGACAATCGCCAGTCTCCTCTCTGCCTTTTCCTccaaacatccgggaccacGTGTTTGTTATTGGATACACCGAACTCGAGAAGGCTGACGTGACTACTTATTTTCTATCCAAAAATAATGAAAAATGTCTTGGAGTGTGTTACACTGTTGAACAGGGGTCCGGACACTCTACAGCTGTAAACTGCCAAACAGCTTGCAGTCAGGTGGGTGAACAAAATTGGACGTCCACTAACGCACCACGGTTTTGTACCTGTGATGTGCATGCGACCGCTGCCGGAGCAGTAGCCTATCGAACGGACAATATCACATTTCTCGCCGTATGGGAAGAAAAGTCAGCAAGCGGACGACGTCTTAACGGGCATTTCCTAAACTCTGATCATTTTGCGCAAGAGAGTCAGTGGACCGACCAACGAAGTCCGAAAGTTGTCTATAACTTGATATCTGATACGATGTGTGTATTCTGGAAGTACACATCCGGGTGCGACAGTTGCCACAAGTCTGCCGTCCGTTGCTTCACGCCCACAACAAAGTGCACCGAcaattgttgttgtgctgATCTTCCGCCTTGTG AGTTTCCCTGTTCGTCGTGCAATGCTAACTCAGACTGCCGGCCCGAGATGCACAGTTGTGTTTGTCACAGAGGCTACGTGGGTGACGGACGATTTTGCTGCTCCAAAG GGATAGGAACGAAAACGGCCGTTCTCGGAAGCAGCACGGTTTTCAAGTGTGACGATTCGTGCTCCATTCCCCAAGGCTCGACGATCAGCTGGTATCACAACGGACATTCTCTGACCGCGTTTACAAGCGGAATCTCGGTCTCTGCCGACGGTCGTTGGCTCTCTGTGGAGCCGGTCGGTCATCGCAATGAAGGCAACTATACCTGTCGGATTCAAATCAAGCGCGGGCAGTATGAGAGATCGGGAACGCTTCGTGTGTTACGACGACAAGACGTTTCGTGCCAGTGCG GTTATGATTGCGGATTTTCTTGCGCATCTCTTCAGCGCGTCTTTGACGGAACGACTGTTCCACTTGGAAAGTACCCTTGGATGGGTATGATATGCGACCAACACTCCCAAGTATTCTGCGGCGCCGTTCTTGTCAGTTGCCACTGTGTCGTCACAGCAGCTCATTGCCTCTGGTCGTCAAAAGGGATCAAGCCACCTTCTACgttttctatttgtttcaACAAAAGATGCAGGAGAGAATGCGAAGCGCCAAATAACGACAATCAAAACAACTGCTATCGAGCTAAGGAGATCATTTTACATCCTCAGTTTGACAACGAGACTTTGGAGAATGACATCGCCGTCATCAAGTTAGAAAACGGAGTAGAAAGCAACTGCAGTACCGTGTCTCCCGTGTGTTTACCGTACGGAACAGAAGACGATAAAGATTTGGTTAGTCCTGGTTTGGACGCGACGGTCATGGGTTGGGGTGTGAAGAGACCGGATGGTACGGTCGCTCAGTGCCTTAAAGAGGGCAACGTTCGCATCGTCTCGAAGAAAACATGCAAGCGCTTTCACGAGGGATCCGAATATTCCGTGTCAAAGAGCACACTTTGTGCTACCGACAGGAATGGTGCTTGTCAGGGTGACAGCGGTGGTCCTCTTATTGTTCAAGATGCCAACAATGAAAACCGTTGGACCCTGGCTGGCATTGTCAGCTGGGGGATCGGATGTGGCCAGCGAGATTCCTACGGAGCATACGCCGACGTCACTCACCAAGCTGGATTTTTAAGAGGTGCTTGTGGAACTATATAG